Within Alphaproteobacteria bacterium, the genomic segment AAGAACGCCCATTCTTCAAAGATTTGTGCAAATTCATGACCTCGGGCCCCGTAGTGGTTCAAGTATTGGAAGGCGACAATGCCGTTGCCAAATACCGCGAAGTCATGGGCGCAACCAATCCAGCCAACGCCAATCCAGGCACAATCCGCAAAGAATTCGCCGAATCGATCGAAGCGAATTCGGTGCACGGTTCCGATTCCTTGGATAACGCGAAAATTGAAATTAGCCATTTTTTCAAGAACGACGAAATCGTCGGCTAATTTAATTGGCTTAATAATTTTTTTAAACGCACCCAGCTTGGGTGCGTTTTTATTTTCTGACGCGTCGATTGGCAAAAACGGCGGTTGCGAAAACGCGAAAATCTTCGATGCGAGATCCGGAAGAATTCATATAACGATCTAAAGATCCTTCATCTATGGTCAGGTCCGGTTTTTCGCCGCGTAAACGCATAACCAATCCGGGCAGATCGTCAAATTCAATATTGGTCCAAGGCAATACGACAGGTTCCGGCATTTCTTTACTTAACAAAGTTTTTGTTACCGGACGAAATTGGGTCGCGGTCGCAATCGCGCCTTTGCGCGATAAAAATTTTATCCAACGGAATTTTTCCGGCGCGGGTTCAATGTCCGCAGTCATGGTTCGCGCGCCATGTCCTATCAGCCAATTGAATCCGTGAATCATTAAATTAGTGCCGATTCCCTGGTCTTTATATTTCGGATCGATATATAGGAAATAAAAAGTAGATACGGTTGGCGATGTCATCCTTGTATGGATCACCCCTCTGATTTCCTGGGGATTGGTTTTGGAACATGCGGCCCATGTCGCATAAGGCCGATTATTAGGGGTGGTGCCGCATAAAGGGCGTGGAAAACGGTCCCAATTTAAATCCGGCCAATATGGCTGCAATACCTGGTGATGCGCCGCGCACATAGATATTTGATAGGCACTAGTATACATACCAGTTATAGCCGGGCGCTGGTCTTCCGTGGCTTGCTGGATAACATATGGTGCTTCACTGGCGTTCATAACGCCAGTGTAATAAAAATTTAGTTAATGTAAATATAGGCTTATAGGGTATTCTTAAACTAAGAAAAACGCCATTCCAGCCAGCAAGACGACCACGCAGACGATACCGATCACGGTCATGCGTAAAAATGCTTCGTAAGTCTTTTTATTGCCAACATAATAAGCGTCGTTGTTTTGGGTAGGGGCTTTGGCCATGGATTCCTCCGTAATTGACTTAACTATTTACCACAACTTTATTGCCTGTCATCTGAATTCTTCCTTCTGACAGCAATTTCAGCGCCATGGGGTAACACCGATGCTCCGCCGCCAATACCCGCGCCGCCAGGGTTTGTTCATCATCGTCAGGCAAAACGGGCACAGATTGTTGCAATATAATCGGGCCTTCATCCATTTCGGCGGTTACAAAATGCACCGTGCAGCCATGATGGGCATCGCCGGCGGCAAGGGCGCGTTTGTGCGTATCGAGCCCTTTATGGTTCGGCAGTAACGATGGATGAATATTGATTAATTTATTTTTCCAAGTCTCGCAAAATTCCGCGCTTAGTAACCGCATGAAACCGGCAAGGCATACAAGATCGATTTTATTGGCACGCAAAATTTCGGTGATCTTGGCGTCATATTCGCGCCGGTCTTTATATCCTTTGTGCGGCAGAATTTCAGTTTTAACTTTGTATTGTTTGGCGATTTCCAAACCCGGCGCATCGGCGATATTCGATAAAACCAACGCAATTTTTGCCTGATCGATTTCGATATCGGGAATTTCCCCGGCACAACCGCGGAGCAGGGCATGCATGTTGCTGCCCCGGCCAGAGATCAAAATTGCCACACGCAATTTCGAGGGTTCTGGGTTCCGGGTTTTGGGTTTTGGGCTGGACATGGCTTAAATCCCAAACCCCAAACCCCAAACCCCAATACCCATGATTATATCCATGCCGCCTCAAGACCCAGCAAATTGACACTGCGACCGCTTTCCGGACGTGACACGATTTGACCCAAACGGTAAACCGTTTCACCGGAATCTTGCAATGCTTTGGTGACGAAATTGACTTCGTCCGGATCGACCACGGCAATCATGCCGATGCCGCAGTTAAAGGTGCGCACCATTTCATCTACGGGCACGCCGCCGGTTTTCATCAACCATTGGAATACCGGTGGCAATTGCCAGGCGGCCAAATTGATTTCAGCGCAGGCCGATTGCGGCAATACGCGCGGAATATTTTCCACCAAACCGCCGCCAGTAATGTGGGCGAGGGCTTTTAATTTTTGCTGGCGCACCAATGGCAAACAGCTTTGCACATAAATGCGGGTTGGGGTTAACAACGCATCGCCCAATAATTTGTCTTTGGCGAATGGCGCGCTGCCGCGATAATCGAAACCGACATCGCCGACAATTTTACGTACTAATGAAAAGCCATTCGAATGAATGCCGCTGCTGGCCAAGCCCAAAATCACATCGCCAGTTTTTACATTGCTGCCGGTAAGAAGCATATTGCGTTCGACCGCGCCGATGGCGAATCCCGCCAAATCGTAATCTTCGCGTGCATACATGCCCGGCATTTCGGCGGTTTCCCCGCCAACCAAGGCGCAGCCCGCCATGCGGCAGCCATTGGCGATTCCGGCGATCACTTCGCGGGCGATGGCCACATCCAATTGGCCGGTGGCGTAATAATCTAAAAAGATAAGCGGTTCCGCGCCTTGTACGATCAAATCGTTGACGCACATCGCAACCAAATCGATGCCGACCGTATTATGTTTGCCAAATTCGATGGCGACTTTCAATTTGGTGCCGACGCCGTCGGTGGTGGAAATCAATAGCGGGTCCTGATATCCCGCGCCGCGCAGATCGAAAATCGCGCCAAATCCGCCCAGACTTCCGTCCGCGCCGGGGCGGGCCGTTCCCCGCGCCAAAGGCTTAATTACTTCGACCAGCGTATTGCCGGCATCAATATCGACTCCAGATTGTTTATAAGTGCGTTTCATCGGCATCATTGACAGTAAATTCCTTATTTATCGACTAGGCAATGGGGCCGATTTGGCTTACATTGCAGGCGCTGAATCTACCCTAAAACCGCCATAAATTCCAACTCTAATTTGTGCATGAACGCCTTTAAAATAGCGCTTTGTTTCGTTTTTATAATGCTGGCTGGCTGGTGGGCCTCGGTTTTACCCGCCCACGCGCAAAATGACGATTCCGTATTTACCGTCAGCAATGTGCATGTCGAAGTCGAGGCGGCGGATGCCAATACCGCCAAATCCAAGGCCTTGCAACAGGCAAGGCAAGAAGCCTTTCAGATTTTAATCAAGCGTTTGGTCGCGCAATCGAACGCGGAACAGATTAAAAAACTGTCCGCGCAGCCGGCGCAAAAATGGGTGCAGGCGGTGGAATTGCGCAATGAACGCACGACGGCCAGCAAATACAGCGCGGATGTAACGGTGATTTTCAAATCCTCCATGGTCGAAACTTTTTTAGAAGGCCAGGATATTTCCTATACCACCGCGTCCAGCGCGCCATTTTTGGTGATTCCGGTTTATAATCGCGGCGATCAGTGGTTGTTATTGCAAGAAGACAGTTTGTGGCTGTCCGTCTGGCGCAAGATTCAGGATACGAAATCATATGGCCTGGTGCCGATCAAGGTGCCTTTGCCCAGCGTAAAATTGCAGGCGTCCGATATCGCGCCGGAACCGAACCGCGATTATTTACTACAGCTTGCGGCGCAACATGGTCTTGCGCAGGCACTATTGGTCAAAGCCAGCTTGGATGTGTCTAATACCGCGGCCGGTACGGTAACGCGGGTAAAAATGATTGCGGAAAACATTTCGCCGACGATGCAGTCGACGCCGGTCGAATTGGAATATGAGGCGCCACCCAATACCAACCTGATGGAGGTATTCAATACCGCCGCGCACAACCTGTTATCCGCCATCGAAGAGGGTTGGAAAGAAAAATCGGCGGCGAATTTGGGCGACGTTAAAACGGTCGATGTAATGGTGCGGGTGCCGGATATAGGCAATTACATTAATCTATGGCAGCGATTGCAGTCCATGTCCGAGGTGCGCAAGATTCATTTACGGGCGATGACCCGCGATGTTGCGCAATTATCGCTGGATGTCAGCGATAACGGGGATCTTATTGAATTGTTCCGGCGGTATAATTTTGCGCTAACGCAAGGGGCGCAAATCTGGCTATTGCAGCCATTGTAATTTAATAAACGGGGAATCGAATGGTTTTAAGAGCAGATAAGAAACTGGCAGTTTGGTTTTGGGCTTCAATCGCTATCCTGACCTTGGGGGCGCTGTATATTTTACAGGATATTTTGCTGCCCTTTGTATTGGGATTTGTGATTGCCTATTTGCTGGATCCGGTGGTCGATAAATTGGGAAAGCTGGGCAAGCGCAAAGGTTGGCGCAAAATTTTTTCGCGCAGCACCTGCACCCTGATTGCGCTGGCTATTTTTACAACCGTTATCGTTTCGATTATTTCATTGCTCGTTCCGGTATTGCAAAGCCAAGTGCGCAGTATTGTTCAGTCATTTCCGCAATACATGTCCAATTTCATAGAATTGATCCGGCCATATTACGAACCTTTTCTAAGCGAAGTCAGCCAGGATCCCGCCAGTATAAAGGATATCGCCGGCAAGCAAATGACTACCGCGCTGACGATTCTGGATGGCGCCTTCGGCAAGGTAATTGAAAGCGGATCGGTTTTATTATCGCTGTTTTCAGTGGTGATCGTAACGCCGATCGTTTCTTATTATTTGCTGCGCGATTGGGATGGAATTGTCGCCAAGGTTGATGGATGGCTGCCTCGGGAAGAAGCGCCGATTATCCGCCAGCAAATTCGTCTGATCGATGATTGCCTGTCCGGATTTGTGCGTGGACAGGGGATGGTGTGTCTTTGCCTGGGCACGTTTTACGCAACGGTTTTAAGTATTATTGGACTCGAATTCGGCCTGACTATCGGTCTGTTTACGGGATTGATGTCGTTCGTGCCATATTTCGGATCTGGCCTTGGTTTGTTGATCAGTATGCTGGTTGCGGTCAAACAATTCCCGGATTGGTTTTCGGTTGGTCTGGTATTGGGCACATTCATTGTCGGTCAGATTTTGGAAGGTTATGTGTTGTCGCCGCGACTGGTGGGCGAACGCGTCGGGTTGCACGCGGTTTGGATTATCTTTGCGTTGATGGCCGGCGGCAGTTTGTTCGGCTTTGTCGGAATTTTGCTGGCGGTGCCGGTTGCCGCGACTTTGGGCGTGTTATTCCGCTTCATTATCGACCAATATAAAGACAGCCCGATATACAGGGGACGCAAATAGATATGGCCAGCAGGCAAATCAGTTTCGAATGGCCGCATTCAGTATCGATGCGGCGGAACAATTTTGCCGTCAACCCCAGTAATCAGACGGCATTGCAATGGATCGAATCCTGGCCGCATTGGGGATCTTATGCCAGCGTGATTTACGGGCCAAAGGGATCGGGCAAAACGCACCTCGCGCATATTTGGGCGGAAAAATCGCAAGGAGTTTTTTTGGATTCCAAACTGGCGGAAGCCGATTTCATGGCGGTGGCGCAAAAATTTAAATGCCTGGTGATCGATGACGCCGATCAATTCACCAATCAGCAGTTATTGTTCCATACGCTGAATTCCGCCAAAAACAATAACGGATCTTTGTTATTGCTGGCACGTTCTGCAACGCCGCAATGGAAAGTGACGCTGCCCGATTTATCTTCGCGCCTGAACGCCTTGCCGCAAATTGCTATCGCCACGCCGGATCAGGAAATGCTGGCGATTTTGATGACCAAGCAATTCGCGGACCGGCAAATGGC encodes:
- a CDS encoding aa3-type cytochrome c oxidase subunit IV, which produces MAKAPTQNNDAYYVGNKKTYEAFLRMTVIGIVCVVVLLAGMAFFLV
- a CDS encoding N-acetyltransferase encodes the protein MNASEAPYVIQQATEDQRPAITGMYTSAYQISMCAAHHQVLQPYWPDLNWDRFPRPLCGTTPNNRPYATWAACSKTNPQEIRGVIHTRMTSPTVSTFYFLYIDPKYKDQGIGTNLMIHGFNWLIGHGARTMTADIEPAPEKFRWIKFLSRKGAIATATQFRPVTKTLLSKEMPEPVVLPWTNIEFDDLPGLVMRLRGEKPDLTIDEGSLDRYMNSSGSRIEDFRVFATAVFANRRVRK
- a CDS encoding phosphoribosylformylglycinamidine cyclo-ligase: MKRTYKQSGVDIDAGNTLVEVIKPLARGTARPGADGSLGGFGAIFDLRGAGYQDPLLISTTDGVGTKLKVAIEFGKHNTVGIDLVAMCVNDLIVQGAEPLIFLDYYATGQLDVAIAREVIAGIANGCRMAGCALVGGETAEMPGMYAREDYDLAGFAIGAVERNMLLTGSNVKTGDVILGLASSGIHSNGFSLVRKIVGDVGFDYRGSAPFAKDKLLGDALLTPTRIYVQSCLPLVRQQKLKALAHITGGGLVENIPRVLPQSACAEINLAAWQLPPVFQWLMKTGGVPVDEMVRTFNCGIGMIAVVDPDEVNFVTKALQDSGETVYRLGQIVSRPESGRSVNLLGLEAAWI
- a CDS encoding AI-2E family transporter, giving the protein MVLRADKKLAVWFWASIAILTLGALYILQDILLPFVLGFVIAYLLDPVVDKLGKLGKRKGWRKIFSRSTCTLIALAIFTTVIVSIISLLVPVLQSQVRSIVQSFPQYMSNFIELIRPYYEPFLSEVSQDPASIKDIAGKQMTTALTILDGAFGKVIESGSVLLSLFSVVIVTPIVSYYLLRDWDGIVAKVDGWLPREEAPIIRQQIRLIDDCLSGFVRGQGMVCLCLGTFYATVLSIIGLEFGLTIGLFTGLMSFVPYFGSGLGLLISMLVAVKQFPDWFSVGLVLGTFIVGQILEGYVLSPRLVGERVGLHAVWIIFALMAGGSLFGFVGILLAVPVAATLGVLFRFIIDQYKDSPIYRGRK
- a CDS encoding nucleoside-diphosphate kinase, producing MAIERTFSILKPDATRRNLTGKINAKIEDAGLRIIAQKRIQMTQAQAEAFYGVHKERPFFKDLCKFMTSGPVVVQVLEGDNAVAKYREVMGATNPANANPGTIRKEFAESIEANSVHGSDSLDNAKIEISHFFKNDEIVG
- a CDS encoding phosphoribosylglycinamide formyltransferase, whose product is MSSPKPKTRNPEPSKLRVAILISGRGSNMHALLRGCAGEIPDIEIDQAKIALVLSNIADAPGLEIAKQYKVKTEILPHKGYKDRREYDAKITEILRANKIDLVCLAGFMRLLSAEFCETWKNKLINIHPSLLPNHKGLDTHKRALAAGDAHHGCTVHFVTAEMDEGPIILQQSVPVLPDDDEQTLAARVLAAEHRCYPMALKLLSEGRIQMTGNKVVVNS